A window from Megalobrama amblycephala isolate DHTTF-2021 linkage group LG9, ASM1881202v1, whole genome shotgun sequence encodes these proteins:
- the tdp2b gene encoding tyrosyl-DNA phosphodiesterase 2, which yields MSSTVMSGNHEDQQMSALEETRTSLCDEFASISGSDSAVAQYYLAENEWDMERALNSFFEAHMDSVFDVEDAEETKDVSGNKRKGMNSSDTADTSGTKKKFKTDKVDCIDLTAEEPTCSSSVTVNVKNSQAESAVTESDAEDGKFSIISWNVDGLDTLSLAERARGLCSYLVLYTPDVVFLQELIPSYIQYLKKRAVSYLFVEGSDDGYFTAIMLKKSRIKLLESEIICYPTTQMLRNLLVAQVTFSGQKLYLMTSHLESCKNQSEERMKQLRVIFQKMKEAPEDSTVIFAGDTNLRDTEVVQVGGLPPGVCDVWEQLGKQEHCRYTWDTKANSNKTVPYISRCRFDRIFLRSAKTGPGVTPDHMVLVGMEKLDCGRYTSDHWGIYCTFNT from the exons ATGTCCAGCACTGTTATGTCAGGGAACCACGAGGATCAACAAATGTCTGCTTTAGAGGAAACGAGGACGAGTCTTTGCGACGAGTTTGCCTCTATCTCTGGATCGGACAGTGCCGTGGCCCAGTATTATTTAGCAGAAAATGAATGGGACATGGAG AGAGCATTGAACTCTTTCTTTGAAGCTCATATGGACTCAGTCTTTGATGTTGAAGACGCAGAGGAAACTAAAGATGTGTCTGGGAATAAGAGAAAGGGGATGAACTCTTCTGAcactgctgatacttcaggaaCAAAGAAGAAATTTAAGACGGACAAGGTGGATTG CATTGACTTGACAGCAGAGGAACCCACTTGCTCCAGCAGCGTGACTGTGAATGTGAAGAACAGTCAGGCTGAAAGTGCCGTAACCGAATCTGATGCAGAGGACGGCAAGTTCTCAATCATCAGCTGGAATGTGGATGGTTTGGACACATTAAGTCTTGCAGAGCGTGCCAGGGGCTTGTGCTCATATCTAGTTCT ATATACACCAGATGTGGTTTTTCTTCAAGAACTCATTCCATCTTATATTCAGTATCTTAAGAAACGTGCTGTCAGCTACCTGTTTGTTGAAG GGAGCGATGATGGTTACTTCACGGCAATAATGTTGAAGAAATCAAGAATAAAACTTTTGGAAAGTGAGATCATCTGTTATCCTACGACACAAATGTTGAGAAATCTGTTAGTTGCTCAG GTGACTTTCTCAGGTCAAAAGCTGTACTTGATGACATCACATTTAGAGAGCTGTAAGAACCAATCAGAGGAGAGAATGAAACAACTGCGGGTCATATTTCAAAAGATGAAGGAAGCACCAGAAGATTCCACTGTCATTTTTGCCGGAGACACCAATCTCAGAGACACTGAG GTGGTACAGGTTGGAGGTTTGCCTCCAGGTGTGTGCGACGTGTGGGAACAGCTGGGCAAACAGGAACACTGCCGATACACTTGGGACACCAAAGCAAACAGCAATAAGACTGTGCCTTACATCAGCAGATGTCGCTTCGACCGCATCTTCCTTAGGTCTGCTAAAACTGGCCCAGGAGTCACTCCTGACCACATGGTCTTGGTTGGAATGGAGAAACTAGACTGTGGCCGTTATACCAGTGATCACTGGGGAATTTACTGCACTTTCAACACATGA
- the lg9h6orf62 gene encoding uncharacterized protein C6orf62 homolog, translated as MGDPNSRRNQTRNRLRAQLRKKRESLADQFDFKIYIAFVFKEKKKKSALFEVAEVVPVMTNNYEENILKGVKDSSYSLESSLELLQKDVVQLHAPRYQSMRRDVIGCTQEMDFILWPRNDIEKIVCLLFSRWKGAEHEPFRPVQAKFEFHHGDYEKQFLHAVGRKDKAGMVMNNPNQSVFLFMDRQHLQTPKAKLTVFKLCSLCLYLPQDQLTCWGVGDIEDHLRPYMPD; from the exons ATGGGAGACCCAAATTCTCGCCGGAATCAAACTAGAAACCGACTCCGTGCCCAGCTACGGAAGAAACGAGAATCTTTGGCCGATCAGTTCGACTTCAAGATCTACATTGCCTTTGTATTTAAGGAAAAG AAAAAGAAGTCCGCACTCTTCGAAGTAGCTGAGGTGGTTCCTGTGATGACCAACAACTATGAGGAAAATATCCTTAAAGGCGTGAAGGATTCGAGTTACTCCTTAGAGAGTTCTTTAGAACTTCTCCAGAAAGATGTGGTGCAGTTACACGCGCCTCGCTACCAGTCGATGCGTAGA GATGTGATAGGTTGTACCCAGGAGATGGACTTTATCCTTTGGCCCCGCAATGATATTGAGAAGATTGTCTGTCTCCTGTTCTCCAGATGGAAAGGGGCTGAACATGAACCATTCAGGCCTGTTCAG GCCAAGTTCGAGTTTCATCATGGAGACTATGAAAAGCAGTTTTTGCATGCTGTTGGTCGGAAGGACAAGGCTGGGATGGTTATGAACAACCCCAATCAGTCTGTCTTTCTCTTCATGGACAGACAGCACTTACAG ACTCCAAAAGCCAAGCTCACAGTTTTCAAGTTGTGCAGCCTCTGTCTCTACCTGCCACAGGATCAGCTTACCTGTTGGGGGGTTGGAGACATCGAGGACCACCTCCGTCCATACATGCCTGACTAG
- the gmnn gene encoding geminin, which translates to MSSIRRPKHAENPSENIKKFLVAPTSGSGRRMLQVLQPSAVNKNLGRIIENGKSVPKRKMWSAEQVKGSKRVKAEVAVKSTSPESENLPEGVTQEAYELMIKETPGSSYWKEVAEERRKALFSVLQENEKLHKDIEAKDEQIAQLKSENEELQELAQHVQHMADMIERLTGKSPDNLEELREIAFDAEDDDEKEYDEDQEHEDESDFESQNSVDPDTEQSHDRDVPHKDDSTTEEC; encoded by the exons ATGAGCTCCATCAGAAGACCCAAACATGCTGAGAATCCCTCCGAAAACATCAAG aAATTCCTTGTAGCACCAACATCAGGATCAGGAAGGAGGATGCTCCAGGTCCTTCAGCCGTCTGCTGTAAATAAGAACCTTGGTCGTATAATTGAG AATGGCAAATCGGTTCCTAAAAGGAAGATGTGGAGCGCGGAGCAGGTGAAAGGCTCAAAGAGGGTGAAAGCAGAGGTGGCTGTAAAATCCACAAGTCCAGAAAGTGAGAACCTGCCTGAGGGTGTCACGCAAGAGGCCTATGAGCTCATGATCAAAG AAACTCCTGGGTCTTCCTACTGGAAGGAGGTGGCAGAAGAGAGGCGGAAAGCCCTATTCAGTGTTCTCCAAGAAAACGAAAAG TTGCATAAAGACATTGAAGCCAAAGATGAACAGATTGCTCAACTGAAGAGTGAGAACGAGGAGTTACAAGAGCTGGCACAGCACGTACAACACATGGCTGACATGATAGAA AGATTAACCGGCAAGAGTCCAGACAATCTAGAGGAGCTGCGTGAGATAGCCTTCGATGCTGAAGATGACGACGAGAAGGAATACGATGAGGATCAAGAACATGAAGACGAGAGTGACTTTGAAAGCCAGAACAGTGTTGATCCAGACACAGAACAATCACATGACCGTGATGTGCCGCATAAGGATGATTCCACAACAGAAGAATGCTGA
- the acot13 gene encoding acyl-coenzyme A thioesterase 13 encodes MVSLSLNSLKQIMKAVVDSPGFDRVLSKVEILSASPGKVVCEMKVEEEHTNRVGNLHGGLTATLVDMISTTAIMYSERGAPGVSVDMNITYMNAAKIGEDILITAQVLKQGRTLAFATVDLTNKANGKLIAQGRHTKHLGS; translated from the exons ATGGTTTCGTTGTCGCTAAATTCACTAAAACAGATCATGAAAGCGGTGGTGGATAGTCCTGGATTTGATCGGGTTTTAAGTAAG GTTGAAATACTGTCTGCATCCCCTGGGAAAGTGGTGTGCGAGATGAAGGTGGAGGAGGAACACACTAACAGAGTAGGCAATCTTCACGGAGGACTGACAGCCACGCTGGTGGATATGATCTCCACTACTGCCATCATGTACAGTGAGAGAGGAGCTCCTGGGGTCAGCGTGGACATGAACATAAC ATACATGAATGCAGCTAAAATTGGAGAAGACATCCTGATCACTGCGCAGGTTTTAAAACAAGGAAGGACTCTGGCATTTGCAACAGTGGATCTCACCAACAAGGCAAACGGAAAACTCATCGCTCAAGGAAGACACACTAAACACCTTGGTAGCTAA